In a genomic window of Tripterygium wilfordii isolate XIE 37 chromosome 8, ASM1340144v1, whole genome shotgun sequence:
- the LOC120003282 gene encoding ABC transporter B family member 21-like, giving the protein MSSIGSNFKSKTVALGRVMAGESVKMEEATALRTSLEVENKSDWNQTVPFYSLFVFADWIDVLLMIIGTIGAIGNGLCMPLMAVLLGDVIHAFGANQNDQDVVKAVSKVCLEFVYLALGAGAASFLQVACWMVTGERQAARIRSLYFKTILRQDITFFDKETNTGEVIGRMSGDTVLIQDAVGEKVGKCIQLLSTCVAGYVIAFVKGWLLALVMLASLPLLVMAGGIVAIVISKIASRSQTSYAKSANVVEQTIGAIRTVASFTGEKLVISNYNKHLVTAYKSGVFEGLASGLGLGVAMLVVFGTYAMAVWYGGRLILNKGYNGGQVMNVVMAFLFGSVSLGQATPCFSSFAAGRAAAYKMFKTINRKPEIDAYDTPGKVFNDIRGDIELRDVSFTYPARPDEQILCGFSLFIPSGTTAALVGQSGSGKSTVISLLERFYDPQAGEVLIDGINLKDFQLKWIREKIGLVSQEPVLFTASIRENIAYGKPGATNEEIRAATEMANADKFINKLPQGLDIMVGEHGTQLSGGQKQRIAIARAILKDPRILLLDEATSSLDAESERAVQEALDQIMVNRTTIIVAHRLTTIRNADMIAVICGRKVVEKGTDSELLKDPEGAYSQLVHFQEGNKESEKVIDEQRRSDFSSESFRHSSQRISFTRSISRTSSGRGSSRHIFSVPFGLPTGPVFADTALEGLAAPPPSDQKAPEVPISRLATLNKPEIPVLLIGAISAIINGSIMPIFGALISRVVKTFYEKPHQLRKHSNFWALIFLVLGLASVVVCLAQTYFFSIAGCKLIRRIRAICFEKVVHMEVGWFDLTENSSGAIGARLSANAAAVRALVGDALAQIIQTTATIVLGLVIAFSASWELSLIVLALLPLLGFTGYVEVKFMKGFSANAKLMYEEASQVANDAVGSIRTVASFCAEEKVMQLYKKKCEGPMKTGIRQGLISGIAYGLSYVVLFNVNATSFYAGAQFVKAGRMSFSDVFQVFLVVLMAGIGVAQSSSTGTNSTNAKNAAASIFSIIDRKSKIDSSDESGLKLESVKGEIDLRHVSFRYPARPDTQILRDLNLTIRPGKTVALVGESGSGKSTVIALLQRFYDPESGCITLDGTELQKFNLTWLRQQMGLVSQEPTLFNDTIRANIAFGKQGNATEAEMVAAAKLANAHNFISSLNQGYDTMVGERGVQMSGGQKQRIAIARAIVKDPKILLLDEATSALDAESERAVQDALDRVMVNRTTVVVAHRLSTIRNADLIAVIKNGVIVEKGRHETLINMKDGVYASLIALHTSASTS; this is encoded by the exons ATGAGCTCCATCGGTTCCAATTTCAAGTCCAAGACGGTTGCATTGGGTCGTGTCATGGCAGGAGAGAGTGTCAAAATGGAGGAGGCCACCGCGTTGAGAACCTCCTTGGAGGTGGAAAACAAGAGTGATTGGAATCAGACGGTGCCGTTTTACAGTCTGTTCGTGTTTGCGGATTGGATTGATGTGTTGTTGATGATCATTGGCACAATCGGTGCTATTGGGAATGGGCTCTGTATGCCACTAATGGCAGTATTACTCGGAGATGTAATCCATGCGTTTGGTGCGAACCAGAATGATCAAGATGTAGTCAAAGCAGTTTCGAAG GTCTGTTTAGAGTTTGTGTACTTGGCTTTAGGGGCAGGTGCCGCATCATTTCTAC AGGTGGCTTGCTGGATGGTCACTGGGGAGAGACAAGCGGCAAGAATAAGGAGCTTGTACTTCAAAACCATATTAAGACAAGATATTACTTTCTTTGATAAAGAAACTAACACTGGGGAGGTTATTGGAAGAATGTCTGGTGATACCGTTCTCATACAAGATGCCGTGGGAGAGAAG GTTGGGAAATGTATACAGCTGCTGTCTACCTGTGTTGCAGGCTATGTGATAGCATTTGTCAAGGGTTGGCTTCTTGCACTGGTCATGTTAGCTTCACTTCCACTCCTGGTGATGGCTGGTGGAATCGTGGCCATTGTGATATCAAAGATTGCTTCCCGTTCGCAAACTTCTTATGCGAAATCGGCAAATGTAGTTGAACAAACAATTGGCGCAATTAGAACG GTTGCATCATTTACTGGCGAGAAGCTAGTCATCAGTAATTACAACAAGCATCTTGTCACTGCATATAAATCGGGTGTTTTTGAGGGCCTTGCTAGTGGATTAGGTCTTGGTGTAGCCATGCTGGTTGTTTTTGGTACTTATGCTATGGCTGTGTGGTATGGTGGAAGGTTGATTCTGAACAAGGGTTATAATGGGGGTCAAGTGATGAATGTGGTGATGGCATTTTTGTTTGGTTCCGT GTCCTTGGGGCAGGCAACTCCTTGCTTTAGTTCATTTGCTGCTGGTCGAGCTGCTGCATATAAGATGTTCAAGACAATTAATAGGAAGCCTGAGATAGATGCTTATGACACACCGGGAAAAGTGTTCAACGACATTCGTGGAGATATAGAGTTGAGGGATGTTTCTTTTACTTATCCAGCCAGACCAGATGAGCAAATATTGTGTGGATTCTCTCTTTTCATCCCTAGCGGCACAACTGCAGCTTTGGTTGGGCAAAGTGGAAGTGGGAAGTCCACAGTGATCAGTCTGCTAGAGAGGTTTTATGATCCACAAGCTGGTGAAGTTCTTATAGATGGCATTAACCTTAAAGACTTCCAGCTTAAGTGGATTAGGGAGAAGATTGGTCTTGTCAGCCAGGAACCGGTATTGTTTACAGCCAGCATTAGGGAAAATATTGCTTATGGAAAGCCTGGTGCAACAAATGAAGAAATCCGTGCAGCAACTGAAATGGCAAATGCTGATAAATTCATTAATAAATTGCCTCAG GGATTAGACATCATGGTTGGGGAGCATGGTACCCAGCTTTCTGGAGGACAAAAGCAGAGGATTGCCATAGCAAGAGCAATCCTAAAGGACCCAAGAATTTTGCTTTTAGATGAAGCTACAAGTTCACTTGATGCAGAATCTGAGAGGGCGGTTCAAGAGGCCTTAGATCAGATAATGGTCAATCGAACCACCATCATTGTAGCCCATCGTTTGACCACTATCAGAAATGCAGATATGATTGCTGTCATTTGTGGCAGAAAGGTTGTTGAAAAAG GCACAGATTCAGAACTATTGAAGGATCCTGAAGGAGCATATTCTCAGCTTGTACATTTCcaagaaggaaacaaagagtCGGAAAAAGTGATAGATGAACAAAGGAGATCAGACTTCTCTAGTGAATCGTTTAGGCATTCAAGTCAAAGAATATCATTCACTCGATCCATAAGCCGTACATCGTCTGGGCGAGGAAGCAGCCGTCATATATTCTCGGTCCCATTTGGTTTACCTACAGGCCCAGTGTTTGCTGATACTGCCTTGGAAGGGCTTGCAGCCCCTCCACCATCAGATCAAAAAGCTCCAGAGGTTCCAATCAGCCGCCTTGCCACCCTTAACAAGCCAGAGATTCCAGTTCTTTTGATTGGAGCTATATCGGCAATTATCAATGGTTCTATAATGCCAATTTTTGGTGCACTAATTTCGAGAGTTGTCAAGACATTTTATGAGAAACCTCATCAATTGAGGAAGCATTCAAATTTCTGGGCATTAATATTTCTGGTCCTTGGTCTGGCATCCGTTGTGGTATGTCTGGCACAGACATATTTCTTTTCTATTGCTGGGTGTAAGCTAATACGACGAATCAGAGCAATTTGTTTTGAGAAGGTGGTTCACATGGAGGTTGGTTGGTTTGATTTAACAGAGAATTCAAGTGGTGCAATTGGTGCAAGACTCTCAGCAAATGCAGCAGCAGTACGTGCTCTAGTTGGAGATGCACTAGCTCAGATAATTCAAACTACTGCAACTATAGTACTTGGGTTGGTCATCGCTTTCTCTGCTAGTTGGGAATTATCACTTATTGTCCTTGCATTGCTTCCTCTGTTAGGATTTACCGGATATGTTGAAGTAAAGTTCATGAAAGGGTTCAGTGCAAATGCGAAG CTGATGTATGAGGAAGCAAGTCAAGTTGCTAATGATGCGGTTGGGAGTATAAGAACAGTTGCTTCATTCTGTGCTGAAGAGAAAGTGATGCAGCTATACAAAAAGAAATGTGAAGGTCCTATGAAGACAGGAATAAGGCAAGGGCTGATCAGTGGAATAGCATATGGACTATCTTACGTCGTTCTGTTCAATGTAAATGCAACCAGTTTCTATGCGGGAGCTCAATTTGTTAAAGCTGGCAGAATGTCATTTAGTGATGTTTTTCAA GTTTTCTTAGTTGTGCTCATGGCAGGTATTGGAGTTGCTCAATCAAGCTCAACTGGTACTAACTCTACCAATGCCAAAAATGCTGCTGCTTCTATATTCTCAATAATAGACAGGAAATCAAAGATAGACTCAAGTGATGAGTCGGGGCTAAAATTAGAAAGTGTAAAAGGAGAAATTGATCTTCGTCATGTAAGCTTTAGGTATCCTGCAAGGCCAGATACCCAAATTCTTCGAGACCTGAATTTGACCATTCGTCCTGGCAAG ACGGTTGCTCTTGTGGGAGAAAGTGGTAGCGGGAAATCTACAGTGATAGCGTTGTTGCAAAGGTTTTATGATCCCGAATCAGGTTGTATAACACTTGATGGAactgaacttcaaaaattcaaccTTACTTGGTTGAGGCAGCAAATGGGCCTAGTTAGCCAAGAACCAACCTTGTTTAACGACACAATTCGTGCCAACATTGCTTTTGGAAAACAAGGAAATGCTACCGAGGCAGAAATGGTAGCTGCTGCGAAGTTGGCTAATGCCCACAACTTTATAAGTTCATTAAACCAG GGTTATGATACAATGGTGGGGGAGAGAGGAGTCCAAATGTCAGGAGGACAAAAGCAGAGGATAGCCATTGCTCGTGCCATAGTGAAAGATCCGAAGATATTACTCTTAGATGAGGCTACCAGTGCACTAGATGCTGAATCCGAAAGAGCAGTTCAAGATGCATTAGACCGAGTAATGGTGAACAGAACTACAGTCGTGGTGGCTCATCGCTTATCCACGATCAGGAATGCTGATCTAATTGCCGTGATTAAAAATGGAGTCATCGTAGAGAAGGGAAGGCATGAGACTCTAATCAACATGAAAGATGGAGTTTATGCCTCCTTGATTGCGCTTCACACCAGTGCTTCAACTTCTTGA
- the LOC120003283 gene encoding protein transport protein SEC23-like, which yields MANPPKPSLGYSVSTTPSQTNRQTPQSEKSPIPPTPPPTSVSPVAPSRFPPPKLQQDQIPSPSIRNLNFQSPTNGVSTGSLATHLSTPPGPPVFTSPVQPAAVPFRTSPATPQPFAFSSGSTLPTSSPPHFSNGSADLQHQVLNATEDSVPVTNSLCVLFSAHKVLKQKKVANVPSLGFGALVSPGREISPGLQVIQRDPHRCQNCGAYANLYCKILLGSGQWQCVICRKLNGSEGEYIAPSKEELRGLPELSSPVVDYIQTANKRPGFIPVSDSRMSAPVILVVDECLDEPHLQHLQSSLHAFVDSLSPTTRVGIILYGRTVSVYDFSEESMASADVLPGDKSPTQESLKALIYGTGIYMSPMHASLEVAHKIFSSLRPYKSNIPESSRDRCLGAAVEVALAIVQGPSAEMSRGVVKRAGGNSRIIVCAGGPNTYGPGSVPHSFTHPNYPYMEKTAMKYMEHLGQEAHQHNTVVDILCAGTCPVRIPILQPLAKASGGVLVLHDDFGEAFGVNLQRASAREAGSHGFLEIRCSDDIFVTQVVGPGEEAHVDTHETFKIDNALSIQMLSVEETQSFALSMETKRDIKSDFVFFQFAIQFLSFYQADVSRVITIRLPTVDSVSAYLESVQNEVAAVLIAKRTLLRAKGHSDAIDMRATIDERIKDIALKFGSQVPKSKLHRFPKELSLLPELLFHLRKGPLLGSIVGHEDERSVLRNLFLNASFDLCLRMVAPRCLMHREEGTFEELPAYDLAMQSDTAVVLDHGTDVFIWLGAELAADEGKSAAALAACRTLAEELTELRFPAPRILAFKEGSSQARYFVSRLIPAHRDPPYEQEARFPQLRSLTAEQRTKLKSSFIHFDDPSSCEWMRNLRVLPPEPS from the exons ATGGCCAATCCACCTAAACCTTCGCTTGGATATTCTGTTTCTACAACTCCTTCACAAACAAACAGACAGACTCCTCAGTCAGAGAAAAGTCCAATTCCACCTACTCCTCCTCCAACTTCAGTTTCACCTGTAGCACCTAGTAGATTTCCCCCTCCTAAGTTGCAACAAGATCAGATACCTTCCCCTTCTATTAGAAATCTGAATTTTCAATCGCCAACAAATGGGGTCAGCACTGGAAGTCTTGCTACTCATTTAAGCACTCCTCCTGGCCCCCCTGTTTTTACTTCCCCCGTTCAGCCTGCTGCTGTGCCTTTCCGAACTTCTCCAGCAACTCCTCAGCCATTTGCTTTCTCATCAGGTTCAACATTGCCCACATCTTCACCTCCTCATTTCTCAAATGGGTCAGCTGACTTGCAACACCAGGTTCTGAATGCTACAGAAGACTCGGTACCAGTTACGAATTCACTGTGTGTTTTGTTCTCAGCTCATAAg GTGTTGAAACAGAAGAAAGTAGCAAATGTACCTAGTTTGGGTTTTGGGGCTTTGGTCTCTCCTGGGAGGGAGATTTCACCAGGGCTTCAAGTAATACAACGTGATCCCCATCGATGCCAAAACTGTGGAGCTTATGCAAATCTCTATTGCAAGATTCTGCTTGGCTCAGGCCAATGGCAGTGTGTGATTTGTCGGAAACTGAATGGAAGTGAAGGGGAATACATTGCTCCAAGCAAAGAAGAACTTCGAGGTCTTCCGGAACTGTCATCACCTGTGGTTGATTACATTCAGACTGCAAACAAAAGACCTGGTTTTATTCCGGTTTCTGATTCCAGAATGTCTGCACCCGTTATCCTTGTTGTAGATGAGTGTTTAGATGAACCACATCTCCAGCATTTACAGAGCTCTTTGCATGCATTTGTTGATTCACTTTCCCCAACAACAAGAGTTGGAATTATATTGTATGGCCGAACGGTTTCAGTTTATGATTTTTCAGAGGAATCCATGGCATCCGCTGATGTGCTGCCAGGTGACAAATCTCCAACTCAGGAGTCATTGAAAGCATTGATTTATGGAACTGGAATATACATGTCCCCAATGCATGCATCTTTAGAAGTAGCGCACAAAATATTTTCATCCCTGAGGCCATACAAGTCGAACATTCCAGAGTCGTCCAGAGATCGATGCCTGGGTGCTGCAGTTGAGGTTGCTCTGGCTATAGTTCAAGGGCCATCAGCAGAAATGTCTCGTGGGGTGGTTAAACGAGCAGGAGGGAATAGCAGAATAATTGTGTGCGCTGGTGGACCTAATACTTACGGTCCTGGATCCGTCCCGCATTCTTTTACCCACCCAAATTATCCTTACATGGAAAAGACAGCAATGAAATATATGGAGCATTTAGGTCAAGAGGCTCATCAGCACAATACAGTTGTTGACATCCTATGTGCTGGGACCTGCCCTGTCAGAATTCCTATTTTGCAACCTCTTGCAAAAGCTTCTGGAGGTGTTTTGGTTCTTCACGATGACTTTGGAGAAGCCTTTGGAGTGAACTTGCAAAGGGCATCTGCCAGGGAAGCAGGTTCCCATGGTTTTTTGGAGATACGCTGTTCTGATGATATTTTTGTTACCCAGGTTGTTGGTCCAGGTGAAGAGGCACATGTAGACACTCACGAAACATTTAAAATTGACAATGCTCTCTCCATACAAATGCTAAGTGTTGAAGAAACACAGAGTTttgctctctccatggagaccAAACGAGACATCAAgagtgattttgtttttttccagTTCGCAATTCAATTTTTAAGTTTCTATCAAGCTGATGTTTCGAGGGTGATTACTATCAGACTGCCAACTGTTGATAGTGTTTCGGCATATCTTGAAAGTGTACAAAATGAAGTGGCAGCAGTCCTTATTGCCAAGAGGACCCTGTTGCGTGCGAAAGGTCACTCTGATGCAATTGATATGCGGGCAACAATTGATGAACGGATCAAAGATATTGCTCTGAAATTTGGGTCTCAGGTGCCAAAATCAAAACTTCATCGATTCCCCAAAGAACTCTCTCTGTTGCCTGAGCTCCTATTCCATCTCAGAAAGGGTCCGCTCTTGGGAAGCATTGTTGGCCATGAAGATGAGAGATCTGTTTTGcggaatttatttttgaatgctTCTTTTGATCTCTGTCTTCGTATGGTAGCACCACGCTGTTTGATGCACCGCGAAGAGGGTACGTTTGAGGAATTGCCAGCTTATGACCTTGCCATGCAGTCTGATACAGCTGTTGTACTTGACCATGGTACAGATGTCTTCATTTGGTTG gGTGCTGAACTTGCTGCTGATGAAGGGAAAAGTGCAGCAGCTTTAGCAGCTTGCAGAACGTTAGCTGAAGAGCTCACTGAATTGCGGTTTCCAGCTCCCCGCATCCTTGCATTCAAG GAGGGGAGCTCTCAGGCTCGATATTTTGTTTCTCGGTTGATACCAGCCCACAGAGATCCTCCTTATGAGCAG GAAGCAAGATTCCCACAGCTTCGATCTTTGACAGCAGAACAGCGGACAAAACTGAAAAGCAGCTTTATTCATTTCGACGATCCTAGTTCCTGTGAATGGATGCGAAATTTGAGAGTGTTACCACCAGAACCAAGCtaa
- the LOC120003818 gene encoding ABC transporter B family member 21-like: MAVEDGLGNGDGNREEATTSRGPLEVEKRSSNGEANTEDEQIGTVPFRKLFAFADSTDILFMIIGTIGAIGNGLCMPLMTILFGDMINSFGANQNGDVVKVVSKVALKFVYLAIGAGFASFLQVTCWIVTGERQAARIRGLYLKTILRQDIAFFDMETNTGEVIGRMSGDTVLIQDAMGEKVGKCIQLLSTFVGGFAIAFIKGWLLALVMMSSIPLLVISGGVTSILISKMATRGQSSYAKAATVVEQTIGAIRTVASFTGEKHAISEYNKHLVSAYKSSVSEGLANGFGIGVVMLVVFGTYALAVWYGGKLILDKGYDGGQVLNVIVAVLTGSMSLGQASPCLSSFAAGQAAAYKMFETINRKPEIDAYDTKGKVLDDIRGDIELKDVYFTYPARPDEQIFQGFSLFIPSGTTAALVGQSGSGKSTVISLIERFYDPQAGQVLIDGINLKEFQLKWIREKIGLVSQEPALFTASIRENIAYGKPGATNEEIRAATEMANAAKFIDKLPQGLDTMVGEHGTQLSGGQKQRIAIARAILKDPRILLLDEATSALDAESERIVQEALDRIMVNRTTVIVAHRLTTVRNADMISVIYRGKMVEKGTHSELLKDPEGAYSQLIRLQEGNKESEADEPRRRDLSSESFRQSSQRMSFTRSISRASSRGSSRRSFSVSFGLPTGITVTESAVEALEDAPPYDKGAPEVPLSRLAALNKPEIPVLFFGAIAAAINGSIMPIFGILISKVVNTFFETTPDQLKKDSRFWALIFLALGFASFLAYPSMNYFFSIAGGKLVRRIRALCFEKVVHMEVGWFDLTENSSGAIGARLSADAASVRALVGDALAQMVQNAATATAGLVIAFTASWQLSLIILALLPLLGFNGYVQVKFMKGFSADAKLMYEEASQVANDAVGSIRTVASFCSEEKVMQLYERKCEGPRKTGIRQGLISGIGFGLSFFLLFNVYATSFYAGARFVKAGVITFADVFQVFFALTMAAVGVTQSSSMGSDSTKAKNAAASIFSMIDRKVLIDASDESGIKLDSVKGEIELRHISFRYPARPDIHILRDLCLSIRPGKTVALVGESGSGKSTVIALLQRFYDPESGRITIDGTELQKFNLRWMRQQMGLVSQEPSLFNDTIRANIAYGKQGNATEAEILAAAEASNAHKFISSLNQGYDTMVGERGVQMSGGQKQRVAIARAIVKDPKILLLDEATSALDAESERVVQDALDRVMVNRTTVVVAHRLSTIKNADVIAVVKNGVIVEKGRHETLITIKDGVYASLVALHTSAS; encoded by the exons ATGGCCGTAGAGGACGGGTTGGGCAATGGTGATGGTAACAGGGAAGAGGCAACCACCTCAAGAGGCCCTTTGGAGGTGGAGAAGAGGAGTTCCAATGGAGAGGCTAACACTGAGGATGAGCAGATTGGAACGGTGCCATTTCGCAAGCTCTTCGCATTTGCAGATTCAACTGATATCTTGTTCATGATTATTGGCACAATTGGTGCTATTGGGAATGGCTTGTGCATGCCTCTCATGACAATATTGTTTGGAGATATGATTAATTCTTTCGGTGCTAACCAGAATGGTGATGTTGTCAAAGTGGTCTCAAAG gTTGCTCTGAAGTTTGTGTACTTGGCTATTGGGGCTGGTTTCGCATCATTTCTCC AGGTGACTTGTTGGATAGTCACAGGGGAGAGACAAGCGGCACGCATAAGGGGATTGTATTTGAAAACCATTTTAAGACAGGATATTGCTTTCTTCGATATGGAAACTAATACTGGAGAGGTTATCGGTAGAATGTCCGGCGACACTGTTCTTATTCAAGATGCCATGGGAGAGAAG GTTGGGAAGTGCATACAGCTTTTGTCGACATTTGTTGGAGGCTTTGCAATAGCATTCATCAAGGGGTGGCTTCTTGCTCTTGTCATGATGAGCTCTATTCCATTGCTCGTGATATCCGGTGGCGTCACGTCTATATTGATATCCAAGATGGCAACCCGAGGACAATCTTCTTATGCAAAGGCAGCAACTGTTGTTGAACAGACAATTGGTGCAATCAGAACG GTTGCATCGTTTACTGGTGAAAAGCACGCCATTAGTGAGTACAACAAGCATCTTGTCAGTGCCTACAAATCGAGTGTTTCTGAGGGCCTTGCTAATGGATTTGGCATCGGCGTGGTTATGCTGGTTGTGTTCGGAACTTATGCTTTGGCTGTATGGTATGGGGGGAAATTGATTCTGGATAAGGGGTACGATGGTGGTCAAGTGCTGAATGTGATTGTTGCTGTCTTGACTGGATCCAT GTCCCTGGGGCAGGCGTCTCCTTGCTTGAGTTCATTCGCTGCTGGTCAAGCTGCTGCATATAAGATGTTCGAGACGATTAATAGGAAGCCAGAGATAGATGCTTATGACACAAAAGGAAAAGTGTTGGATGACATTCGCGGGGATATAGAGCTGAAGGATGTTTATTTCACTTATCCTGCTAGACCAGATGAGCAAATTTTCCAAGGATTTTCTCTTTTCATCCCAAGCGGCACAACTGCAGCTTTGGTTGGACAAAGTGGAAGTGGGAAGTCCACAGTGATCAGTCTGATTGAGAGATTTTATGACCCACAAGCTGGTCAAGTTCTTATTGATGGCATTAACCTTAAAGAATTCCAGCTTAAGTGGATTAGAGAGAAAATTGGTCTTGTCAGCCAGGAACCGGCGTTGTTTACTGCCAGCATCAGGGAAAATATTGCTTATGGAAAGCCGGGTGCAACGAATGAAGAGATCCGTGCTGCTACTGAAATGGCAAATGCTGCTAAATTCATTGATAAATTGCCTCAG GGACTAGACACCATGGTCGGTGAGCATGGAACCCAGCTATCTGGTGGGCAAAAGCAGAGAATTGCAATAGCCAGAGCAATCCTAAAGGACCCCAGAATTTTGCTTCTAGACGAAGCGACAAGTGCACTGGATGCTGAATCTGAGAGGATTGTGCAAGAGGCCTTAGACAGGATAATGGTTAATCGAACCACTGTCATCGTAGCCCATCGTTTGACTACTGTTAGAAACGCTGATATGATTTCTGTCATTTACCGTGGAAAGATGGTTGAGAAAG GCACGCATTCAGAACTACTCAAGGATCCTGAAGGAGCGTACTCTCAGCTTATACGTTTACAGGAAGGGAACAAAGAATCAGAGGCTGATGAGCCCAGGAGAAGAGACTTGTCCAGTGAATCGTTTAGACAATCTAGTCAAAGAATGTCATTCACTCGATCTATTAGCCGTGCATCTTCTAGAGGAAGCAGCCGCCGTTCATTTTCGGTCTCATTTGGTTTGCCTACTGGTATCACTGTCACTGAATCTGCTGTGGAAGCACTTGAAGACGCTCCACCGTATGATAAAGGAGCCCCCGAGGTTCCACTCAGCCGTCTTGCTGCACTTAACAAGCCAGAGATTCCAGTTCTTTTCTTTGGAGCTATAGCTGCAGCTATCAATGGTTCTATAATGCCAATTTTTGGTATACTGATTTCGAAAGTGGTCAATACATTTTTTGAAACAACACCTGATCAATTGAAGAAGGATTCGAGGTTCTGGGCATTAATATTTCTGGCCCTTGGATTTGCATCCTTTCTCGCATATCCATCAATGAATTATTTCTTTTCTATTGCTGGGGGTAAGTTAGTACGACGGATCAGAGCACTATGTTTTGAGAAGGTGGTTCACATGGAAGTTGGTTGGTTCGATTTAACAGAGAATTCAAGTGGCGCAATTGGTGCAAGACTCTCAGCAGATGCAGCATCAGTACGTGCCTTAGTTGGTGATGCACTAGCTCAGATGGTTCAAAATGctgcaacagcaacagcagGCTTGGTCATTGCTTTCACAGCTAGTTGGCAATTATCACTTATTATCCTCGCGCTGCTTCCTCTGTTGGGATTTAACGGATATGTCCAAGTAAAGTTCATGAAAGGGTTCAGTGCAGACGCCAAG CTGATGTATGAGGAAGCAAGTCAAGTTGCTAATGACGCAGTTGGAAGTATAAGAACAGTTGCCTCATTCTGTTCGGAAGAGAAGGTGATGCAGCTTTACGAAAGGAAATGTGAAGGACCTAGGAAGACAGGAATAAGGCAAGGTCTGATCAGCGGAATAGGATTTGGACTCTCTTTCTTCTTACTGTTTAATGTCTATGCAACCAGTTTCTACGCTGGAGCTCGATTCGTTAAAGCTGGCGTAATAACATTTGCTGATGTTTTTCAA GTATTCTTTGCTTTGACAATGGCGGCTGTTGGAGTTACGCAATCAAGCTCAATGGGTAGTGATTCCACCAAGGCTAAGAATGCTGCTGCTTCTATATTCTCAATGATAGACCGCAAGGTATTGATCGATGCAAGTGATGAGTCGGGGATAAAATTAGATAGCGTAAAAGGAGAAATCGAGCTTCGCCACATAAGCTTTAGGTATCCGGCTAGGCCAGATATTCATATTCTTCGAGACCTATGCTTGAGCATTCGTCCTGGCAAG ACGGTTGCTCTTGTGGGCGAAAGTGGCAGCGGGAAATCTACAGTCATAGCATTGTTGCAGAGGTTTTATGATCCTGAATCAGGTCGTATTACAATCGACGGGACTGAACTTCAAAAGTTCAACCTTAGATGGATGAGGCAGCAAATGGGTCTTGTTAGCCAAGAACCAAGCTTGTTCAATGACACAATTCGCGCCAACATTGCCTATGGAAAACAAGGAAACGCTACTGAGGCAGAAATTTTAGCTGCTGCAGAAGCGTCGAATGCCCACAAGTTCATCAGTTCATTAAACCAG GGTTATGATACAATGGTAGGGGAAAGAGGAGTCCAAATGTCAGGAGGGCAAAAGCAAAGAGTAGCTATAGCCCGCGCCATAGTGAAAGATCCGAAGATATTGCTCTTAGATGAGGCTACTAGTGCACTTGATGCTGAATCCGAAAGAGTGGTTCAAGATGCATTAGATCGAGTAATGGTGAACAGAACAACCGTCGTGGTGGCTCATCGATTATCCACAATCAAGAACGCTGATGTAATTGCAGTGGTTAAAAATGGAGTGATCGTCGAGAAGGGAAGGCATGAGACTCTGATAACCATTAAAGATGGAGTTTATGCCTCACTGGTTGCACTTCACACCAGTGCTTCTTAA